The proteins below come from a single Chryseobacterium bernardetii genomic window:
- a CDS encoding DUF4822 domain-containing protein has translation MNTLKKLCYLSAAILLSASFVSCSSDDNEIVIEQQTPSQVLSSTPWETTGAKDKNGANVALTDASVAGYVGFAYFKADGNFAIYSLTDVLRSRGTWSVDAQGKTRTIAALNPDGTTIFKRDVEILVLNRNEFTYRIRPNAADPSIYYDIIHTRTAHAEPKNGQLTLASTPWKTTGAKDNTGAAVALDNASVAGYVGYSYFKANGTFRIFGLNDVLRSQGTWSISPDGKTRTLVALDANGNVIFTRTVEILVLNETTFTYRITPDAAQPTVFYDIIHTKDSHMEPQ, from the coding sequence ATGAATACACTGAAAAAATTATGTTATCTGTCTGCAGCAATACTTTTATCTGCTTCTTTCGTTTCGTGTTCCAGCGATGATAACGAGATTGTGATTGAGCAGCAGACTCCCTCACAGGTTCTGTCCTCTACTCCATGGGAAACTACAGGAGCTAAAGATAAAAACGGGGCCAATGTAGCGTTAACAGATGCCAGCGTAGCCGGATACGTAGGGTTTGCTTACTTCAAAGCAGATGGAAACTTTGCTATTTACAGTTTAACTGATGTATTGAGGTCAAGAGGAACATGGTCTGTAGATGCTCAGGGAAAAACGAGAACTATTGCAGCTTTAAACCCCGATGGAACAACGATCTTCAAACGTGATGTTGAAATTCTTGTTTTAAACAGAAATGAATTCACCTACAGAATCAGGCCTAATGCTGCTGACCCATCTATTTATTATGATATTATCCATACAAGAACGGCTCATGCAGAGCCTAAAAACGGACAACTTACCCTGGCTTCCACTCCATGGAAAACAACAGGTGCCAAAGATAATACCGGAGCCGCTGTTGCTTTGGACAATGCCAGTGTAGCAGGTTATGTAGGTTATTCTTACTTCAAAGCTAACGGAACTTTTAGAATCTTCGGACTAAATGATGTATTAAGATCTCAGGGAACATGGTCTATTTCTCCTGATGGAAAAACAAGAACTCTTGTTGCTTTAGATGCAAACGGCAATGTGATTTTTACCCGTACTGTAGAGATTCTTGTTCTGAACGAAACTACATTTACCTACAGAATTACTCCTGATGCTGCCCAGCCAACTGTATTTTACGACATCATTCATACTAAGGATTCTCACATGGAACCTCAGTAA
- a CDS encoding MBL fold metallo-hydrolase has product MNLVKQLGQFPDEKRKEYFSTLPNYANGRFQNILATPALLEGESMTKALFNSLCKVENTSPKSALPFVITDLKKLSPEENVLIWFGHSSYFIQVDGKKILIDPVFSGNASPMPGSIKAFPGADYYKPQHMPDIDFLLISHDHWDHLDYKTIQELKNRVGKVICGLGTGQHFEYWGWNPEKIIEKNWWESIDIAEGFRITLTPARHFSGRLLNRNISLWTSFVLKTPTKNLFLGGDSGYGNHFTEIGEKYGPFDLAVMECGQYNEKWPYIHTLPDQLITEVQELKAKNFIPVHHSKFKLSQHAWFEPVELAAKNAEDNNQSITLPVIGEKVDLDQLENVTWEKWWEEYW; this is encoded by the coding sequence ATGAATTTAGTAAAACAGCTCGGGCAGTTCCCTGATGAAAAAAGAAAGGAATACTTCAGTACACTTCCCAACTATGCCAATGGGAGATTTCAGAACATACTTGCCACTCCAGCTTTACTGGAAGGTGAAAGTATGACCAAAGCCCTTTTTAACAGTTTGTGTAAAGTGGAAAACACTTCTCCGAAATCTGCCCTTCCATTTGTTATCACAGATTTAAAAAAACTTTCTCCGGAAGAAAATGTCCTGATATGGTTCGGGCACAGTTCATATTTTATACAGGTTGATGGTAAAAAAATTCTCATAGATCCTGTTTTCAGTGGAAATGCGTCTCCAATGCCTGGATCTATAAAAGCATTTCCGGGAGCAGATTACTATAAACCGCAACATATGCCGGATATAGACTTCCTTTTGATTTCCCATGATCATTGGGATCATCTGGATTATAAAACCATACAGGAATTAAAAAACAGGGTAGGAAAGGTAATTTGCGGATTGGGAACAGGCCAGCATTTTGAATATTGGGGTTGGAATCCGGAAAAAATTATCGAGAAAAACTGGTGGGAAAGTATCGATATTGCAGAAGGTTTCAGAATTACCCTTACGCCGGCAAGACATTTTTCCGGAAGGTTATTGAACAGAAATATTTCCCTCTGGACTTCTTTTGTACTGAAAACACCAACCAAAAATTTATTTTTAGGAGGCGACAGTGGCTATGGAAACCATTTTACAGAAATTGGCGAAAAATACGGACCTTTTGATCTTGCCGTAATGGAATGCGGACAATATAACGAAAAATGGCCCTACATTCATACGCTGCCAGATCAGCTAATAACAGAAGTGCAGGAATTAAAAGCAAAAAACTTTATCCCCGTACATCATTCAAAATTTAAGCTTTCCCAGCACGCATGGTTTGAGCCTGTAGAATTGGCGGCTAAAAATGCAGAAGATAATAATCAGTCTATTACTTTACCTGTCATAGGAGAAAAAGTAGATCTGGATCAGTTAGAAAATGTTACCTGGGAAAAATGGTGGGAAGAATATTGGTAA
- a CDS encoding DUF434 domain-containing protein, producing the protein MNNRNRGKNTGDDMLFGLEKQISKIKLAVQDMQYLLTRGYAEKAASDLVGNRYRLKTRQVQALRGASASDEQIQHRKQKEQNISDLRGRTVYLDGFNVLILLESLLSEAYIFEGVDGCFRDLSGVHGTYKRVNQTQRAIELVAEFFQKAEVRKLIWIFDQPVSNSGRIKQIVLDFAVENQLNWDIELQFSPDKFLAESSEVIISSDAWILDHCKEWFNLIGYLLKDKSLFVNLVKCYDE; encoded by the coding sequence ATGAATAACAGAAACCGCGGAAAAAATACAGGGGATGACATGCTCTTTGGTCTGGAAAAGCAAATCAGCAAGATAAAACTGGCTGTTCAGGATATGCAGTATTTACTCACAAGAGGATATGCAGAAAAAGCAGCATCTGATCTTGTTGGGAACAGATACAGATTAAAAACCCGACAGGTACAGGCATTACGTGGAGCTTCAGCATCTGATGAACAAATTCAGCACAGAAAACAGAAAGAACAGAATATTTCAGATCTGAGAGGCAGAACCGTTTATCTTGATGGTTTTAATGTGTTGATTTTATTAGAAAGCCTGTTGTCAGAAGCTTACATTTTTGAAGGCGTTGATGGCTGTTTCCGGGATCTTTCAGGAGTTCATGGAACTTATAAAAGAGTAAACCAGACTCAGAGAGCAATAGAGCTTGTAGCTGAATTCTTCCAGAAAGCCGAGGTTCGGAAATTGATCTGGATTTTTGACCAGCCAGTTTCCAATAGCGGAAGAATTAAACAGATTGTTCTGGATTTTGCTGTTGAGAACCAGTTGAATTGGGATATTGAATTACAGTTCAGTCCGGATAAATTCCTTGCAGAAAGTTCAGAGGTCATTATTTCTTCAGATGCCTGGATTCTGGATCATTGTAAAGAATGGTTTAATCTCATAGGCTATTTGCTTAAAGACAAAAGCCTATTCGTTAACCTGGTAAAATGTTATGATGAATAA
- a CDS encoding soluble NSF attachment family protein yields the protein MMMNKQKFIDKFMAAFVLLAMFKVIGIVAQLFHESFWSVIGTLAIFLIVAFIILMVIASLKDKEQNKQNSRRGRAAGGNFYLENSLFDRIRSKYEDLAQKYIEEKDYKKAAKVYMNLLQDYYRGAKTLEDGEFYNEAAAVYLKKLKSKSDAAHCYEKAKQYKKAIDLYKEMEQKEKVGDLYREINDVKNAHIYYQMVADDYTSNNQMVKASLVYRKKMEKPEEAQKVLLKGWEEDKDTFNCLNNYFANIFDVKKLESEIQRMYEKTPAHKKIIYLEAMKLEFKKDPQLQSATKEIAYRIIAEKVESRSEIVNELKHFNPDDEVILKDISRFKTGRNKMFKH from the coding sequence ATGATGATGAATAAACAGAAATTTATAGACAAGTTTATGGCTGCCTTTGTATTGCTGGCCATGTTTAAAGTCATCGGAATCGTGGCCCAGCTGTTTCATGAGAGTTTTTGGAGCGTCATCGGAACTTTAGCCATTTTTCTGATTGTAGCATTTATTATCCTGATGGTAATTGCTTCCTTGAAAGATAAAGAACAAAATAAGCAGAATTCCAGAAGAGGACGAGCAGCCGGAGGAAATTTCTATCTGGAAAACTCCCTGTTTGACAGGATCAGGAGCAAATACGAAGATCTTGCCCAAAAATATATTGAAGAAAAAGATTACAAAAAAGCAGCAAAAGTTTATATGAACCTGTTGCAGGATTATTATAGAGGAGCAAAAACACTGGAAGATGGTGAATTTTATAATGAAGCAGCAGCAGTATATCTTAAAAAGCTAAAAAGTAAATCAGATGCTGCCCATTGCTATGAAAAAGCTAAACAGTACAAAAAAGCTATTGATCTTTACAAAGAAATGGAGCAGAAAGAAAAAGTGGGTGATCTTTACAGGGAAATCAATGACGTGAAAAATGCCCATATCTATTACCAGATGGTTGCGGATGATTATACCTCCAATAATCAGATGGTAAAAGCTTCTTTAGTATACCGGAAGAAAATGGAAAAGCCGGAAGAAGCCCAAAAAGTACTATTAAAAGGCTGGGAAGAAGATAAAGATACTTTCAACTGTCTGAATAACTACTTTGCCAATATTTTTGATGTTAAAAAACTGGAATCAGAAATACAGAGAATGTATGAAAAAACTCCGGCTCATAAAAAAATCATCTATTTGGAAGCTATGAAGCTTGAGTTTAAAAAAGATCCTCAGTTACAGTCTGCCACCAAAGAAATTGCATACAGGATCATAGCTGAAAAAGTAGAAAGCCGTTCAGAAATTGTTAACGAGCTGAAACATTTTAATCCTGACGATGAAGTGATCCTTAAAGATATTTCAAGGTTTAAAACAGGAAGAAATAAAATGTTTAAACATTAA
- a CDS encoding VOC family protein: MKIEHIAVWVRDLEKIRTFYQKYFGAVSNEKYTNPVRNFESYFLSFENGCRLEIMTMPNIRENGSSYEFQQFGIIHFAFSAGSKQKVDELTETLRKDGYTIAGEPRTTGDGYYESVILDPENNIIEIVA, translated from the coding sequence ATGAAAATAGAACATATTGCCGTTTGGGTAAGAGATCTGGAGAAAATCAGAACATTTTATCAAAAATATTTTGGAGCAGTTTCCAATGAAAAATACACCAATCCCGTCAGAAATTTTGAATCTTACTTTCTCAGTTTTGAGAATGGATGCCGCCTTGAAATCATGACCATGCCGAATATTAGAGAAAATGGAAGTTCTTATGAGTTTCAGCAGTTTGGAATCATTCATTTTGCATTTTCTGCAGGAAGTAAGCAAAAAGTGGATGAGCTTACAGAAACTTTAAGAAAAGATGGCTATACTATTGCCGGAGAACCAAGAACAACAGGCGACGGATATTATGAAAGCGTTATCCTTGATCCGGAAAACAATATCATTGAAATAGTAGCTTAG
- a CDS encoding AAA family ATPase has product MMQHINTLNTVLNYVKDTFVGKNDVVDLLGICLLARENAFLYGPPGTAKSAIVRTLAKTVKDGKNFEYLLTRFTEPNEIFGPFDIRKLKEGELLTNTEGMMPEASMVFLDEIFNANSAILNSLLMALNEKIFKRGKETKHLPALMFVGASNVLPEDEALNALFDRFLVRINVDYVNPELLQQVLLAGRKLENEEETEFPEIHANEIRELQNLCRTVDLKPIYEVYLNTIMSLRNTGIAISDRRAVKLQNLIAASALICGRNEAILSDLWVLKHIWDTEEQIEILEGIINRTIEKDNHPDSHPQAMQNKTPNPEEVMKDVKILVDKWNQGSLSFEEQNVIKDKLRYLQTRCDWIRNPEQKQYIQQEIESLWQKILQTI; this is encoded by the coding sequence ATGATGCAGCATATCAATACACTCAATACAGTTCTGAACTACGTAAAAGATACCTTTGTTGGTAAAAATGATGTTGTAGATCTACTGGGAATCTGCCTTTTGGCAAGAGAAAATGCCTTTTTATACGGTCCTCCCGGTACTGCAAAATCAGCTATTGTAAGAACTTTGGCCAAAACTGTAAAAGACGGGAAGAATTTCGAGTATCTTTTAACCCGTTTTACAGAGCCGAACGAAATATTTGGTCCTTTTGATATCAGAAAATTAAAAGAAGGTGAACTTTTGACCAATACCGAAGGGATGATGCCTGAAGCTTCCATGGTTTTCCTGGATGAGATCTTCAATGCCAATTCCGCTATTTTGAATTCTCTTCTGATGGCTCTTAATGAAAAGATATTCAAAAGAGGAAAAGAAACAAAACATTTACCTGCTTTAATGTTCGTGGGAGCGAGTAACGTCCTTCCGGAAGATGAAGCATTGAATGCATTATTCGACCGTTTTCTGGTAAGGATCAATGTTGATTATGTGAATCCTGAACTTTTACAGCAAGTACTTTTGGCAGGAAGAAAACTGGAAAACGAAGAAGAAACAGAATTTCCGGAAATTCATGCCAATGAGATCAGAGAATTACAGAATCTGTGCAGAACAGTAGATTTAAAACCAATTTATGAAGTCTATCTGAATACCATCATGAGCCTGCGAAATACCGGAATTGCCATTTCGGACCGTAGAGCAGTAAAACTTCAGAACCTCATTGCTGCAAGTGCCCTTATTTGTGGAAGAAATGAAGCCATTCTTTCGGATCTTTGGGTTTTAAAACATATCTGGGATACCGAAGAACAGATTGAAATTCTGGAAGGGATCATTAACCGGACCATTGAGAAAGATAATCATCCGGACTCTCATCCACAAGCCATGCAGAACAAAACTCCCAATCCGGAAGAAGTGATGAAGGATGTAAAAATCCTTGTAGATAAATGGAACCAGGGATCACTAAGCTTTGAAGAGCAAAACGTAATCAAAGATAAACTCAGATACCTGCAGACACGCTGCGACTGGATCAGAAATCCTGAACAAAAGCAATACATCCAACAGGAAATTGAAAGCTTATGGCAGAAAATCCTTCAGACAATATAA
- a CDS encoding penicillin-binding protein, whose amino-acid sequence MTIQRAHINAELCKSPSILGLFAYDEVIWNEAKCADFGNYLQ is encoded by the coding sequence ATGACAATACAAAGAGCACATATCAATGCAGAACTATGCAAAAGCCCATCAATATTGGGATTATTTGCATATGATGAGGTGATATGGAATGAGGCGAAATGTGCTGACTTTGGAAATTATTTACAGTAA
- a CDS encoding ribonuclease H-like YkuK family protein has translation METQQQTWQNMNGKIFQDSITQLVEKAIIREQANGHRLKVCVGSDSHVYGDAINYATAVVFIREGKGAFTFIRKEREIQTISIKERMLNEVNKSVEIAYAICAVLDTYGVEMEVHADINTDPDFKSNVALKDAMGYILGMGYVFKAKPFAFASSNCADMMV, from the coding sequence ATGGAAACGCAACAACAAACATGGCAGAATATGAATGGAAAAATTTTCCAGGATTCTATCACACAGCTGGTAGAAAAAGCCATTATTCGCGAACAGGCAAACGGACACCGTCTGAAAGTATGTGTGGGATCAGACTCTCACGTATATGGAGATGCTATTAATTATGCTACGGCAGTAGTATTTATTCGTGAGGGAAAAGGAGCGTTTACCTTTATCAGAAAAGAAAGAGAAATACAGACCATCAGTATTAAAGAGCGAATGCTGAACGAAGTCAACAAATCCGTTGAGATTGCTTATGCGATTTGTGCTGTATTGGACACTTATGGAGTAGAAATGGAGGTACACGCAGATATTAATACCGATCCGGATTTTAAATCCAATGTAGCATTAAAAGATGCCATGGGATATATTCTGGGGATGGGATATGTATTTAAAGCAAAACCTTTTGCCTTCGCAAGTTCCAATTGTGCCGATATGATGGTGTAA
- a CDS encoding APC family permease yields the protein MELRIKPFPKNSYPKKGLLIKGSSPVIWLQEMETLRINLDMVKSYAVPADSPNILYGCFLIFSDHAPQEIGRNAYFQCVDNRLFIPENTAFYPKVNPEDWDTVDSDFLIMHPEFGLVKLSEQIDWLELIQELGKIEETIKKPSNGVKIPQTIKSYTVEMDEEKMLEALQKPQTEEEWMNSLPFDLKKVMAGNKKEIEKYLKYIEKYPERAIELGVPLDIMGTSRGNGFGKFTWLEQLFGGGSGGKQETAGSRNFRRIFWAVIVIAIVLKIVLPADDRILQEENTVSSGKIVADAVKTPSDMIAFHSGVSEIDQKIDSMYFGERKSLSNELLNAGLQESKTEKEKEEYKKKGGRNVGEIGHDIQKLSNKEQKSRDSLKIIYTKRITRHIQERSEVLKRKISDSLKQYTKGKPVNGDVVKYLLKRKQVLMQDSLGKLYGTIDMADMASPSAIKDSKIKGVESGNGSLKKEPPVSDIVYMVILMIAGVGLYSFLFKNKSLNLGGDNVPAWVKLLLIAILVVMLVYLFYPLVKMFGYNWFVWVLAVGVMLLLYRLFREDKTILKSDDDE from the coding sequence ATGGAGCTTAGAATAAAACCTTTCCCGAAAAACAGCTATCCTAAAAAAGGACTTTTAATAAAAGGTTCTTCACCTGTGATATGGCTTCAGGAAATGGAAACACTGAGAATAAATCTGGATATGGTAAAGTCCTATGCTGTTCCGGCTGACAGTCCCAATATACTGTACGGCTGCTTTCTTATATTCAGCGATCATGCTCCACAGGAAATAGGAAGAAATGCTTATTTTCAATGTGTAGACAACAGATTATTTATTCCGGAAAATACAGCGTTTTATCCAAAAGTTAACCCTGAAGATTGGGACACGGTAGATTCAGATTTTCTCATCATGCATCCTGAATTCGGACTGGTGAAATTATCAGAACAGATTGATTGGCTGGAGCTGATCCAGGAGCTAGGAAAAATAGAAGAAACTATCAAAAAACCATCGAACGGTGTTAAAATCCCCCAAACCATAAAAAGTTATACGGTTGAAATGGATGAGGAAAAAATGCTCGAAGCATTACAGAAACCTCAAACCGAAGAAGAATGGATGAACAGCCTGCCATTTGACCTGAAAAAAGTAATGGCGGGAAACAAAAAAGAAATTGAAAAATATTTAAAATACATAGAAAAATATCCTGAAAGAGCTATTGAATTAGGTGTGCCTTTGGATATTATGGGGACTTCCAGAGGAAATGGATTTGGGAAATTTACATGGCTGGAACAATTATTCGGCGGTGGATCTGGTGGAAAACAAGAAACGGCGGGTTCCCGGAATTTCCGTAGAATATTTTGGGCTGTTATTGTTATTGCAATTGTTTTAAAAATAGTCTTACCAGCTGATGATAGAATTCTTCAGGAAGAAAATACTGTTTCTTCAGGAAAGATTGTAGCAGATGCCGTAAAAACTCCTTCAGATATGATTGCTTTTCACTCCGGGGTTTCTGAAATTGACCAAAAGATAGACTCCATGTATTTTGGTGAAAGAAAAAGCCTGTCTAATGAACTTTTGAATGCCGGGCTGCAGGAAAGCAAAACGGAAAAAGAAAAAGAAGAATATAAAAAGAAAGGCGGAAGGAATGTAGGGGAAATTGGCCATGATATTCAAAAGCTCAGCAATAAAGAGCAGAAAAGCAGAGATTCCCTTAAAATAATTTATACCAAAAGGATAACCAGGCATATTCAGGAAAGAAGTGAAGTGCTGAAACGTAAAATTTCAGATTCCTTAAAACAATATACCAAAGGAAAACCGGTAAATGGAGATGTTGTTAAGTATCTTTTAAAGAGAAAACAGGTTCTGATGCAGGATTCTTTGGGAAAACTCTATGGAACCATTGATATGGCAGATATGGCTTCTCCTTCAGCCATTAAAGATTCAAAAATAAAAGGAGTGGAATCTGGTAATGGCTCATTAAAAAAAGAGCCCCCTGTTTCCGATATTGTATACATGGTTATTCTGATGATTGCAGGAGTTGGATTATATTCCTTCCTTTTTAAAAATAAATCATTAAATCTGGGCGGAGATAATGTTCCGGCTTGGGTGAAATTGCTTTTGATTGCTATTCTGGTTGTGATGCTGGTCTATCTGTTTTATCCATTAGTTAAAATGTTTGGCTATAACTGGTTCGTTTGGGTACTGGCTGTTGGAGTCATGTTATTACTTTACCGTTTGTTCAGAGAAGACAAAACCATTTTAAAATCCGATGATGATGAATAA
- the deoD gene encoding purine-nucleoside phosphorylase, whose translation MSIHISAKKGEIAKVVLQPGDPLRAQYIAENYLENAKLVSKTRGIFYYTGLYKGKEITVGASGMGFPSIGIYSFELFTEYEVDTIIRIGTCGAYNTDLKLFDILNIENAASESTYAKYAWGIEEDILPHQGNIFNIINETSKELSIDAKAINIHSSDIFYRKDPNTPEIATRYNCPAVEMEAFGLFANAQHLGKNAATILTVTDIIPTHEKISADERETALKPMMELALESAVKSL comes from the coding sequence ATGAGTATTCACATCAGTGCAAAAAAAGGAGAAATTGCTAAAGTAGTATTGCAGCCGGGGGATCCGCTTCGCGCACAGTATATTGCTGAAAATTATTTAGAAAATGCAAAACTGGTAAGTAAAACCAGAGGTATCTTTTATTATACAGGACTTTACAAGGGGAAAGAAATCACTGTAGGAGCTAGTGGAATGGGATTCCCAAGCATCGGAATCTATTCTTTTGAACTATTTACAGAATATGAAGTAGATACGATCATCAGAATCGGAACATGTGGGGCTTACAATACAGACCTTAAGCTTTTTGATATTTTAAATATTGAAAATGCTGCCAGCGAAAGTACATATGCCAAATACGCATGGGGAATTGAAGAAGACATTCTTCCTCACCAGGGAAATATCTTCAACATCATCAATGAAACTTCTAAAGAATTATCTATAGACGCTAAAGCGATCAATATCCACAGTAGTGATATCTTCTACAGAAAAGATCCTAACACTCCTGAAATTGCTACAAGATACAACTGTCCAGCAGTGGAAATGGAGGCTTTCGGACTGTTTGCAAATGCTCAGCACTTAGGTAAAAATGCAGCTACGATTCTAACGGTAACTGATATTATCCCTACTCATGAAAAGATCTCTGCTGATGAAAGAGAAACTGCTTTAAAGCCAATGATGGAGCTGGCTTTAGAATCTGCTGTCAAAAGTTTATAA
- a CDS encoding Na+/H+ antiporter, with translation MVENFIYYLGLVLVIIGAIMLANRLKVAYPIILVIAGLLISFIPGLPPVKIDPELIFIIFLPPLLYEAAFAVSWKEIWKMRRIITSFAFIVVFLTAVSVAFVANSYIPGFSLALGFVLGGIVSPPDAVSAGAILKFVKVPKNLSTVLEGESLFNDASSLIIFRFAMVAVATGQFIWQDAVVSFGWMVFGGLAIGVVLAYIFLKIEKIFPTDVNMDAILSLVAPYVMYIAAEEVHSSGVLAVVSGGLFLSVRRHEIFRTSESRLKGSNVWESFVFLINGIVFLLIGLDLPEIMVGLDKEGISLSDAITYGLLITAVLIIVRFLSSFGAVFVTLIMRNFINVADRNPGMKAPVLMSWTGMRGVVSLAAALSIPVVMENGQPFPHRDLILFITFIVILATLIIQGLTLPALITKLNVSDTGGGYLSEEESEYFLRKEMRRVALKYLNENYKERRNENEYFNKLMDRWEQEDKENSVHKMSDEAKEIYFETLEQQRIWLREENRRNPNIDEEYIRHYLTRLDLEEERLRM, from the coding sequence ATGGTGGAAAATTTTATTTATTACCTGGGACTGGTTTTGGTGATCATTGGAGCCATTATGCTGGCCAATCGATTAAAAGTAGCCTATCCCATTATATTGGTGATTGCGGGCTTGCTCATTAGCTTTATCCCTGGCCTGCCTCCAGTAAAAATTGATCCCGAACTTATATTTATCATTTTTTTGCCGCCGTTATTATACGAAGCCGCCTTTGCGGTTTCTTGGAAAGAAATCTGGAAAATGAGACGCATCATTACCAGTTTTGCTTTTATTGTGGTATTTCTTACAGCTGTATCGGTAGCATTTGTTGCCAACTCCTATATTCCCGGCTTTTCATTAGCATTAGGTTTTGTATTGGGGGGAATTGTTTCTCCGCCGGATGCGGTGAGTGCGGGTGCCATTTTAAAATTTGTAAAAGTTCCAAAAAACCTGTCTACTGTTTTAGAAGGTGAAAGCTTATTCAATGATGCCTCTTCTCTGATTATTTTCAGATTTGCAATGGTAGCTGTAGCAACCGGACAATTTATCTGGCAGGATGCAGTTGTGAGCTTTGGTTGGATGGTATTCGGAGGATTGGCAATAGGGGTTGTACTTGCATATATTTTTCTCAAAATTGAAAAAATATTCCCTACCGATGTCAATATGGATGCTATTCTCAGCTTAGTGGCTCCGTATGTGATGTATATTGCCGCAGAAGAAGTTCATTCCTCTGGTGTTTTGGCAGTAGTGAGCGGCGGATTATTCCTTTCCGTCAGAAGACATGAAATTTTCAGAACCTCAGAATCAAGGCTCAAAGGTTCCAATGTATGGGAAAGCTTTGTATTTCTGATTAATGGAATTGTGTTCCTGTTAATAGGATTGGATCTTCCTGAGATTATGGTAGGGTTAGATAAAGAAGGAATAAGTCTTTCAGATGCCATCACATATGGCTTACTCATTACAGCTGTTTTGATTATTGTACGTTTTTTATCCTCTTTTGGAGCAGTCTTCGTTACCCTGATTATGAGAAACTTCATTAATGTAGCAGATAGAAATCCCGGGATGAAGGCTCCTGTACTCATGAGCTGGACAGGAATGCGTGGAGTGGTTTCGTTAGCAGCCGCTTTATCAATTCCTGTAGTGATGGAAAACGGGCAGCCTTTTCCTCATCGTGATCTCATCCTCTTTATTACCTTTATCGTGATTTTAGCAACTCTTATTATTCAAGGGCTTACATTGCCGGCACTTATTACAAAACTCAATGTATCGGATACGGGAGGCGGATATCTTTCTGAAGAAGAATCAGAATACTTTCTAAGGAAAGAGATGAGACGTGTTGCCCTGAAATATCTTAATGAAAATTATAAAGAAAGAAGAAACGAAAACGAATATTTCAACAAACTGATGGACCGCTGGGAACAGGAGGATAAAGAAAATTCAGTGCATAAGATGTCTGATGAAGCCAAAGAAATTTATTTTGAAACCCTGGAGCAGCAAAGGATCTGGCTTAGGGAAGAAAACAGACGCAATCCGAATATTGACGAAGAATATATAAGACATTATTTAACAAGGCTGGATCTTGAAGAAGAAAGGCTGAGAATGTAA
- a CDS encoding TatD family hydrolase, giving the protein MNTYIDIGINLTNKQFYNEHEEIINRAMDNGVDYMILTGTSIRGSRESAAIAEDYPDILFSTAGIHPHDAKSFNNESVNELKKLLKQDQVISVGECGLDFDRDFSPRPVQEKCYKAQLELAIEVNKPLFLHERSAFKRFNEITDEYLSKLPEVVVHCFTGTLNEAKTYLDKGFYLGFTGAISDEKRFKHLEEVIRYVPIDRMMIETDAPFMLPKNMRGMQNRRNEPAFLPYVAQTIAHLKKISISEVADETTETAKNFFRI; this is encoded by the coding sequence ATGAACACATACATCGATATTGGCATTAACCTGACCAATAAACAGTTCTACAATGAACATGAAGAAATTATTAACCGCGCTATGGATAATGGAGTAGACTATATGATCCTCACAGGAACGAGCATACGCGGAAGCAGAGAATCTGCGGCAATAGCAGAAGATTATCCTGATATTTTATTTTCAACAGCAGGAATTCATCCCCATGATGCAAAATCTTTTAATAACGAAAGTGTAAATGAACTTAAAAAACTGTTGAAGCAGGATCAAGTGATTTCAGTAGGAGAATGCGGATTGGATTTTGATCGTGATTTTTCACCAAGACCCGTTCAGGAAAAATGCTATAAAGCTCAATTGGAACTGGCAATAGAAGTAAACAAACCTCTTTTCCTCCATGAAAGATCAGCCTTTAAAAGATTCAATGAAATTACAGATGAGTATCTTTCCAAATTACCGGAAGTCGTTGTACACTGTTTTACAGGAACGTTAAATGAAGCAAAAACATATTTGGACAAAGGATTTTATTTAGGCTTTACAGGAGCCATCAGTGATGAAAAAAGATTTAAACATTTAGAAGAAGTTATCCGATACGTTCCGATAGACAGGATGATGATTGAAACAGATGCCCCTTTCATGCTGCCGAAGAATATGCGGGGAATGCAGAACAGAAGAAATGAACCGGCCTTTCTGCCCTATGTGGCACAGACTATTGCCCATTTAAAGAAGATCAGTATTTCTGAAGTAGCGGATGAAACTACAGAAACTGCTAAAAACTTTTTCAGAATATAA